A genomic window from Luteolibacter sp. LG18 includes:
- a CDS encoding TlpA disulfide reductase family protein, translated as MRPLALLALLPVIAFAAEEPAGGKGKGEEELSPREAAVEHMLTERESPAALEKAIAEAKKQGASDQSQFEARFLYLVDRGDDDGIAALLPEMLKRKDAFKLEDSEIFAVKEDWLAVVEYVSAVDARKKGDREGFKKHILEAFWLSPRQGAAYAPHIEKMRMEEAMKEVQYGFDQEFEPLKGKQKVKLKELTAGKKAVLLHFWSPWSRECEDSMPDFAAAAKEFESHGIAVVSVVSEDAPKVLDEARAMVAKLGEHPPGAWVNDDAKQPLNRLFRVQGIPVMVLLSPEGKVLFNGSPGDETLWKALAGISPDIKRPALTEDAPVEKKPKAK; from the coding sequence ATGCGTCCGCTCGCCCTGCTTGCTTTGCTCCCGGTCATCGCCTTCGCCGCGGAGGAGCCCGCGGGCGGGAAAGGGAAGGGGGAGGAGGAGCTTTCGCCGCGCGAGGCCGCCGTGGAGCACATGCTCACCGAGCGTGAGTCCCCCGCGGCGCTGGAGAAGGCGATCGCCGAGGCGAAGAAGCAGGGCGCGTCCGATCAATCGCAGTTCGAGGCGCGCTTCCTCTACCTGGTGGACCGTGGCGATGACGATGGCATTGCCGCGTTGCTGCCGGAGATGCTGAAGCGGAAGGATGCCTTCAAGCTGGAGGACTCCGAGATCTTCGCGGTGAAGGAAGACTGGCTCGCGGTGGTCGAATACGTCTCGGCGGTCGACGCGCGGAAGAAGGGCGATCGCGAGGGCTTCAAGAAGCACATCCTCGAGGCCTTCTGGTTGAGTCCGCGCCAGGGCGCCGCCTACGCGCCGCACATCGAGAAGATGCGGATGGAGGAGGCGATGAAGGAAGTGCAGTATGGCTTCGACCAGGAGTTCGAGCCGCTGAAGGGAAAGCAGAAGGTGAAGCTCAAGGAGCTCACTGCTGGAAAGAAGGCGGTGTTGCTGCACTTCTGGTCGCCATGGAGCCGCGAGTGCGAGGACTCGATGCCGGACTTCGCGGCGGCGGCGAAGGAGTTCGAGTCGCATGGCATCGCGGTGGTGTCGGTGGTTTCCGAAGACGCGCCGAAGGTGTTGGATGAAGCGCGCGCGATGGTCGCGAAGCTCGGTGAACATCCTCCCGGCGCATGGGTGAACGATGATGCGAAGCAGCCGCTCAACCGTTTGTTCCGCGTGCAAGGCATCCCCGTGATGGTGTTGCTCTCGCCCGAAGGGAAGGTGCTCTTCAACGGTTCACCGGGTGATGAAACGCTCTGGAAGGCACTCGCGGGCATCTCGCCGGACATCAAACGGCCCGCTTTGACGGAAGACGCCCCGGTGGAGAAGAAGC
- a CDS encoding LysM peptidoglycan-binding domain-containing protein, which produces MTPLRLLAVSALAVALSSCGNHGGDSAYETSNPYGAPQGGGQAAAAGAPAQASNPTYDTPAAYEETTGTAAAPAPDSSVVDPGMTAPRSTASPSHASAPKPSASKPAAAAVGGTTHVVVKGDTLGGIAKKYGVSQKAIMTANGMTKDVVVLGKTLQIPAH; this is translated from the coding sequence ATGACTCCTCTCCGCTTGCTCGCCGTTTCCGCCCTTGCCGTCGCCCTCAGCTCCTGCGGCAACCACGGTGGTGATTCCGCCTACGAGACTTCCAATCCCTACGGCGCGCCGCAGGGGGGTGGCCAGGCCGCCGCCGCGGGCGCGCCGGCCCAGGCCTCGAACCCGACGTATGACACGCCGGCCGCCTATGAGGAAACCACCGGCACGGCCGCCGCTCCGGCACCGGATTCCTCGGTGGTCGATCCCGGCATGACCGCGCCGCGTTCCACCGCGTCCCCCTCGCATGCTTCCGCGCCGAAGCCATCCGCCTCGAAACCGGCGGCTGCCGCTGTGGGAGGCACCACCCACGTGGTGGTGAAGGGCGACACGCTCGGTGGCATCGCGAAGAAGTACGGCGTCAGCCAGAAGGCCATCATGACCGCGAATGGAATGACCAAGGACGTCGTGGTGCTCGGCAAGACGCTCCAGATTCCCGCCCACTGA
- a CDS encoding TatD family hydrolase, with protein MITDSHAHLASHRFKDGEVPDLVQRAAEAGVSRIVTLATCLEDLEPNLEIAGRFSGVHACIGIHPCDVHSAPDGAVERIAAHVNDPRVCALGETGLDYFHPAPEGWEEEAFRERQRVFLRAHFELAAKSGLNVVIHTRDKTGDASFQDALAIYKEYAGKTRAVFHCFIGPWENASQVLELDGLVSFGGVATFKNAAEVRETVVACPDGTFMLETDSPYLAPEPHRGQRNEPAYVRQVAERLAALLGKSLADFAAETSATAAGFFRFRGGA; from the coding sequence GTGATCACCGATTCCCACGCTCATCTCGCCAGTCACCGCTTCAAGGACGGTGAGGTTCCCGATCTGGTCCAGCGCGCCGCCGAGGCGGGTGTCAGCCGCATCGTGACCCTCGCGACCTGCCTGGAAGACCTCGAGCCGAACTTGGAAATAGCCGGGCGTTTTTCCGGTGTCCATGCGTGCATCGGCATCCATCCCTGCGACGTGCACTCGGCGCCGGATGGCGCGGTCGAGCGGATCGCCGCGCATGTGAACGACCCGAGGGTGTGCGCGCTGGGGGAGACCGGGCTCGATTATTTCCATCCCGCGCCGGAAGGGTGGGAGGAGGAGGCTTTCCGCGAGCGGCAGCGCGTGTTCCTGCGCGCGCACTTCGAGCTGGCGGCGAAGAGCGGCCTGAATGTCGTGATCCACACCCGCGACAAGACCGGCGACGCCTCGTTCCAGGACGCTCTCGCTATTTATAAAGAGTATGCTGGGAAAACGCGGGCGGTGTTCCACTGCTTCATCGGGCCGTGGGAGAATGCCAGCCAGGTGCTGGAGCTCGACGGGCTGGTGTCGTTCGGTGGCGTCGCGACCTTCAAGAACGCGGCCGAGGTGCGCGAGACGGTGGTGGCCTGTCCGGACGGCACCTTCATGCTGGAAACCGATTCACCCTACCTCGCGCCGGAGCCGCACCGCGGCCAGCGCAATGAACCGGCATACGTCCGCCAGGTGGCGGAACGTCTCGCCGCGCTGCTCGGGAAATCGCTGGCGGATTTCGCGGCGGAAACTTCCGCTACCGCGGCCGGGTTTTTCCGTTTCCGCGGTGGAGCTTGA